One window of Caldisericum exile AZM16c01 genomic DNA carries:
- the rsmI gene encoding 16S rRNA (cytidine(1402)-2'-O)-methyltransferase: MPLFICPTPIGNLKDITLRVLETLKSVDYIVAEDTRVTKNLLNKYEIKTPLKSFHSYSNRHVLDSIIEDLKKGLSIALVSDAGTPCISDPGYELVKRCVEEGIHFEVLPGPNAVLPALILSGFPPDRFFFYGFLKRTGGKIKKTFEYFKDFEYPVIFYESPYRLLKVLSIMNEVFDANRHVAVVREISKIHESVVRGTVQEVLDYFTKNPPKGEIVIVLGGNEMKI, encoded by the coding sequence ATGCCACTGTTTATTTGTCCAACACCAATCGGAAATCTCAAAGATATAACGCTAAGAGTGCTCGAAACACTTAAAAGCGTTGACTATATAGTTGCAGAAGATACAAGAGTTACAAAAAATCTACTTAATAAATACGAAATAAAAACACCTTTAAAGAGTTTTCATTCTTACTCAAACAGGCATGTTTTGGATAGTATTATTGAAGATCTTAAAAAAGGTCTTTCAATTGCGCTTGTTTCCGATGCAGGTACTCCATGTATTTCAGACCCAGGCTATGAACTTGTTAAAAGATGTGTTGAAGAAGGTATTCATTTTGAGGTTTTACCAGGACCGAATGCAGTGCTTCCTGCACTGATTCTATCTGGTTTTCCACCTGATAGATTTTTTTTCTATGGATTTTTGAAGAGAACCGGAGGCAAAATAAAAAAGACATTTGAATACTTTAAAGATTTTGAATATCCTGTTATTTTTTACGAATCTCCTTATAGACTTTTAAAAGTGCTTTCAATAATGAATGAAGTTTTTGATGCAAACCGTCATGTTGCAGTTGTAAGAGAAATCTCAAAAATACATGAAAGTGTAGTAAGGGGAACCGTCCAAGAAGTTTTAGATTACTTTACAAAGAATCCTCCAAAAGGCGAGATTGTAATCGTCCTTGGTGGGAATGAAATGAAAATATAA
- a CDS encoding DMT family transporter, which produces MFMDKFMRYQMVAILSAILFGVSTPLSKILLGQIAPIPLAAFLYIGSSIGLLVFQQIDHLIRRQSKAEASLEKKDTPWLIGAIFSGGIIAPILLMSGLRITPASTASLLLNFEGVATALVAALFFSEHIGKRVWVALVLITLASIFLSWDFTNQWGFSIGAIEILCACFFWGLDNNFTRNISLKNPFSIVVIKGFSAGLFSLFLAFLLKNPIPSLKIILFAMLLGCFSYGFSLVLFVVALRNLGSARASAFFGTAPFIGATLSLILFKSVPNIMFIISLPVMIVGTILLFREEHSHKHFHEYIAHEHRHSHTDDHHNHPHMPQEVPKSGYHSHFHIHEPIEHEHPHVPDIHHRHSHLPKKK; this is translated from the coding sequence ATGTTTATGGACAAATTTATGCGATATCAAATGGTAGCAATACTATCTGCCATATTATTTGGAGTAAGTACTCCTCTTTCAAAAATTCTTTTGGGGCAGATAGCCCCAATTCCACTTGCTGCCTTCTTATATATAGGTAGCAGTATAGGTTTACTGGTTTTTCAACAAATAGACCATCTTATAAGAAGACAGAGTAAAGCCGAGGCATCTCTGGAGAAAAAAGACACGCCTTGGCTTATTGGCGCGATATTCTCTGGAGGCATTATAGCTCCTATTTTACTAATGTCGGGTTTACGAATAACCCCCGCCTCTACTGCATCTTTACTGCTGAACTTTGAAGGAGTAGCTACAGCATTGGTTGCAGCATTATTTTTTAGCGAGCATATAGGCAAAAGAGTTTGGGTAGCTTTAGTATTGATTACTTTGGCAAGTATTTTTCTGTCGTGGGATTTTACCAACCAATGGGGATTCTCTATTGGAGCAATAGAAATTCTTTGTGCCTGTTTTTTTTGGGGCCTTGATAATAATTTTACAAGAAATATCTCATTAAAAAATCCTTTTTCTATTGTTGTTATTAAAGGATTTTCTGCAGGGCTCTTTTCTTTATTTCTGGCATTCTTGTTGAAAAACCCTATCCCGAGCTTAAAAATAATTTTATTCGCAATGTTACTTGGTTGTTTTAGTTACGGCTTCAGTCTTGTACTGTTTGTAGTTGCTTTGAGAAATTTGGGCAGTGCTAGGGCAAGTGCCTTTTTTGGGACTGCACCTTTTATTGGAGCAACATTATCTTTAATACTGTTTAAAAGTGTTCCGAACATTATGTTTATTATCTCTCTACCTGTAATGATCGTTGGAACCATTTTGTTATTCAGGGAAGAACATAGCCATAAACATTTTCATGAATACATTGCTCATGAGCACAGGCATTCTCATACAGATGATCATCATAACCATCCTCATATGCCACAAGAGGTGCCAAAAAGTGGTTATCACTCCCACTTCCATATTCACGAGCCAATAGAACACGAACACCCACATGTGCCTGATATACATCACAGACATAGCCATTTACCTAAAAAGAAATAA
- the infB gene encoding translation initiation factor IF-2, whose translation MKKESKQGKRVYELAKELGLKSQNLMDIMQELGIPAKSTLSVVDAESASLISDYVNELKHKAKEQKEELESIPDNITLVEFCAHFGVPIEEVREKIMKFGLPYKPSYRYSRQEVHYLAQELGLKVPPFLDEEFKKRFVKRAPVVTVMGHVDHGKTTLLDTIRKTNVAAREKGQITQAIGASTVRIHGEDIIFIDTPGHEAFTEMRLRGSLVTDIVILVVAADEGVKEQTIESLNHAKAARVPIIVAVNKVDKPGADPEMVKHQLADRGLLPEEWGGQTVYVLVSAKTGQGIQDLLEIIRLQADLLDLKTNPNTIASGTVIESKIDKNVGPLATVIVQTGTLKVGTYLRAGNTVGKIRFLKDTFGKNVSLSPAVSAVEIAGLEEIPEAGEIFYELSGIEEMREEKEKIEEAKKKAKEEGRVPKTLEDLLKEMEEREEKRLYVILKADTQGSLEAVKRAISEIKSPIPIEIVHEGVGGIVKSDVLLASASKGFILGFNVRPVQEAVNEAKSRGIEIRTYDIIFELIDEIERLLKGAQTKETKEVVIGRVTVKQTFKVPNVGTVAGCLVADGKIYRGAKVKVIRNNAVIYTTEVSSLKRFKEDVREVVKGYECGVGLKNFNDIKVGDEFEVVEVQEV comes from the coding sequence ATGAAGAAAGAAAGTAAGCAAGGAAAAAGGGTTTATGAACTCGCAAAAGAATTGGGATTAAAATCCCAAAATCTCATGGATATCATGCAGGAATTAGGAATTCCTGCAAAAAGCACCCTTTCTGTAGTTGATGCTGAATCGGCGTCTTTGATTTCTGACTATGTAAATGAATTGAAGCACAAGGCAAAGGAACAGAAGGAGGAACTCGAGAGCATTCCGGATAATATAACTCTTGTTGAATTTTGTGCTCACTTTGGTGTGCCAATTGAGGAAGTTAGAGAAAAAATAATGAAGTTTGGGCTTCCATATAAACCGTCTTACAGATATTCAAGGCAGGAAGTCCATTACCTTGCACAGGAATTAGGGCTTAAAGTTCCACCATTTCTTGATGAAGAATTTAAAAAACGTTTTGTAAAGCGTGCACCAGTTGTAACAGTTATGGGTCATGTTGACCATGGAAAGACAACACTTCTTGACACCATTCGTAAAACAAATGTTGCAGCAAGAGAAAAGGGACAGATCACTCAAGCGATTGGTGCTTCAACTGTAAGGATCCATGGAGAAGACATTATTTTCATTGATACACCTGGGCACGAAGCATTCACCGAGATGAGGCTTAGGGGTTCGCTTGTAACGGATATAGTTATTTTGGTTGTTGCGGCAGACGAAGGAGTGAAAGAACAAACAATCGAATCTCTAAACCACGCAAAGGCTGCAAGAGTGCCAATCATAGTTGCAGTTAATAAAGTAGATAAACCAGGCGCAGATCCAGAAATGGTTAAGCACCAACTTGCAGATAGAGGACTTTTACCAGAAGAGTGGGGTGGACAAACTGTTTATGTGCTTGTATCAGCAAAAACTGGGCAAGGCATTCAGGATCTTCTTGAAATAATAAGACTTCAAGCAGATTTACTTGATCTAAAAACTAATCCAAATACAATCGCATCTGGAACAGTTATTGAATCGAAGATTGATAAAAACGTTGGACCACTTGCAACAGTTATTGTTCAAACTGGAACCTTGAAAGTTGGCACATATTTAAGAGCAGGAAATACGGTTGGAAAAATTAGATTTTTGAAAGATACCTTTGGTAAAAATGTGAGTTTAAGCCCAGCTGTTTCTGCGGTTGAGATTGCAGGATTGGAAGAAATCCCTGAAGCAGGAGAGATATTCTATGAACTTTCTGGTATTGAGGAGATGCGTGAAGAGAAAGAAAAAATAGAAGAGGCAAAAAAGAAAGCAAAAGAGGAAGGGCGTGTCCCAAAAACTCTTGAAGATCTTTTGAAGGAAATGGAAGAGCGTGAAGAAAAAAGGCTTTATGTTATCCTCAAGGCAGACACTCAAGGTTCACTTGAAGCAGTTAAAAGAGCAATAAGTGAGATTAAGTCGCCTATTCCTATTGAGATTGTGCATGAAGGCGTGGGAGGTATTGTAAAAAGCGATGTTCTTCTTGCATCTGCCTCTAAGGGATTTATTCTTGGCTTTAATGTAAGGCCAGTTCAAGAAGCCGTAAATGAAGCAAAATCAAGAGGAATCGAGATAAGAACTTACGATATAATATTTGAACTTATTGATGAGATTGAAAGACTTTTGAAAGGTGCACAGACCAAAGAAACAAAGGAAGTTGTCATTGGAAGAGTTACTGTTAAGCAAACATTTAAGGTGCCAAATGTTGGAACTGTTGCAGGGTGTCTTGTTGCCGATGGTAAAATTTACAGAGGCGCAAAGGTTAAGGTTATTAGAAATAATGCCGTTATTTACACAACGGAGGTTTCATCACTAAAGAGATTCAAAGAAGATGTAAGAGAGGTTGTTAAGGGATATGAATGTGGCGTTGGATTAAAAAACTTCAATGACATAAAAGTTGGAGATGAGTTTGAAGTAGTTGAGGTGCAAGAAGTTTAG
- a CDS encoding S8 family peptidase, producing MKKVLVSVVLVALLLSVFAGVKSAEPLFVGSTTNPHGSYEVPNEFIVGFRDGVNVTLKAKALENANSIKVKKVGLKNFAVFTLPQSKTLDAVKGLLLSDPDIAYVEPNYVAHAFSLPNDPYFSPYQWDLYDYGMLSNGYASNFGVQAVSAWNITRGAGVKVAIIDTGVAYENYTDPVTGTQYALAPDLANTKFDTANAYDFVNNDTHANDDNGHGTHVCGTIAQSTNNSIGCAGIAYEATILPIKVLDSSGSGTYDAIANGIIWAADHGARVINMSLGGSQGSTTLYNAIKYAYNKGVVIVCAAGNDGRPLVSYPAAYTECIAVGATRFDGRRAKYSNYGSALDIVAPGGDTSVDQNKDGYGDGILQQTFSGSPTNFGYYFFQGTSMATPHVAAVAALVLSLHPEFTNVQVRTALQSTAKDLGTKGWDKYYGYGLVNAYGAINWKP from the coding sequence ATGAAGAAAGTATTAGTAAGTGTAGTTTTAGTTGCACTCTTGCTTTCTGTCTTTGCAGGTGTAAAGAGCGCAGAACCACTTTTTGTAGGAAGCACTACCAATCCTCATGGATCTTATGAGGTTCCTAACGAATTTATCGTTGGATTCAGGGACGGTGTTAATGTTACTCTTAAGGCAAAGGCTCTTGAAAATGCAAATTCAATAAAGGTGAAAAAGGTTGGGCTTAAGAATTTTGCAGTGTTCACACTTCCTCAATCAAAAACTCTTGATGCCGTAAAGGGACTTTTGCTTAGCGATCCCGATATCGCGTATGTTGAACCAAACTATGTCGCTCATGCATTTTCACTCCCAAACGACCCATATTTTTCTCCATATCAGTGGGATCTCTACGATTACGGAATGCTCTCAAATGGTTATGCATCTAATTTTGGAGTCCAAGCAGTTTCTGCATGGAATATCACAAGAGGAGCAGGTGTAAAAGTTGCAATAATTGACACAGGCGTTGCATATGAAAATTACACCGATCCTGTTACAGGCACCCAATATGCCCTTGCACCAGACCTTGCAAATACTAAATTTGATACAGCAAATGCCTACGACTTCGTTAATAATGACACCCACGCAAATGACGATAACGGACATGGAACTCATGTGTGTGGTACAATTGCACAATCCACAAATAACAGTATTGGTTGTGCAGGTATTGCATACGAAGCAACAATTCTTCCTATAAAGGTACTTGATAGTTCTGGCTCCGGCACCTATGATGCGATTGCAAATGGAATTATTTGGGCTGCAGATCACGGTGCAAGAGTCATTAATATGAGCTTAGGAGGAAGCCAAGGCTCAACAACTCTATATAATGCAATTAAATATGCTTATAACAAAGGCGTTGTTATCGTTTGTGCTGCAGGAAATGATGGAAGACCTTTAGTGAGTTACCCAGCAGCCTACACAGAGTGTATTGCCGTTGGTGCAACTCGTTTCGATGGAAGAAGAGCAAAATATTCAAACTACGGAAGTGCACTTGATATCGTTGCACCAGGCGGAGATACTTCAGTTGATCAAAACAAGGACGGCTATGGAGATGGAATTTTACAACAGACATTTTCAGGAAGCCCAACAAACTTTGGATACTACTTCTTCCAGGGAACTTCTATGGCAACCCCGCATGTTGCGGCTGTTGCAGCATTAGTTCTGTCTTTACATCCTGAGTTTACAAACGTGCAGGTAAGAACAGCGCTTCAATCAACTGCAAAAGACCTTGGCACAAAGGGCTGGGATAAGTATTACGGATATGGACTTGTGAATGCATACGGTGCAATAAATTGGAAACCATAG